A portion of the Edaphobacter lichenicola genome contains these proteins:
- a CDS encoding MerR family transcriptional regulator: MATKRKSKGAYMISSVAEMYEIHPQTLRLYEREGLLRPSRSEGNTRLYTDEDLERLEFILNLARDLGVNIAGIAIVLQMRERMEEMNRQMQGFVDYVRTEMLTRMQQQGQAPGAGLVPMRRPVVVPLKVTAVKVSKKK; encoded by the coding sequence ATGGCGACAAAACGGAAGAGCAAGGGCGCGTACATGATTTCGTCGGTTGCGGAGATGTATGAGATACATCCGCAGACGCTGCGTTTGTATGAGCGGGAGGGGCTGTTGCGGCCCTCACGGAGTGAGGGGAATACTCGTCTTTATACCGATGAAGACCTGGAGCGGCTGGAGTTTATTTTGAACCTGGCGCGAGACCTCGGTGTGAATATTGCAGGCATCGCGATTGTGCTGCAGATGCGGGAGCGGATGGAGGAGATGAACCGGCAGATGCAAGGGTTCGTCGATTATGTTCGGACGGAGATGTTGACGCGGATGCAGCAGCAAGGGCAGGCGCCGGGTGCGGGTCTGGTACCGATGCGGAGGCCGGTGGTGGTTCCCCTGAAGGTCACGGCGGTGAAGGTGAGTAAGAAAAAGTAA
- a CDS encoding glycosyltransferase encodes MSLLLQILFWVALGGTITSSVYCLMVMAAAARFWARKRREDSAEPTFLPALSVLKPLHGTEPGLEKNLVSFFEQKYPKFELLFCARHDTDEGLQLARRVGERYPEVDAKYVTCGEPMPKFHNAKVYSLAKLDSVAQHELFITSDADVRVTKDYLQRMVQNLKDPRLGLASCVYLGTTDQGRQAGLSAQLDAVGKSVEMTSGALVADMLEGTKFALGATMAVRKKSFEQAGGFEELGAFYADDFVLGNRLAAQGIGVKLATHVIRLMVQDTPFVLSFRNQLRWMQSTRRSRPLGHLGTGLTFAMPFGLLGLLWGLLSGHVLLGVVWLAWTVVNRWLQAGAILKALGDDSWMWGVLLYPLRDLLGSVLWVGSYGGDRFYYRGKVYKLKYGGRVEEPDL; translated from the coding sequence ATGAGTCTGTTGCTTCAGATTTTGTTCTGGGTCGCCCTGGGAGGGACCATAACCTCCTCCGTCTACTGCCTGATGGTAATGGCGGCCGCGGCGCGGTTTTGGGCTCGGAAACGCCGTGAGGACAGTGCGGAGCCTACGTTTCTTCCGGCGTTGAGCGTGTTGAAACCACTGCATGGAACTGAACCGGGGCTGGAAAAGAACCTGGTGTCCTTCTTCGAGCAGAAGTATCCGAAGTTCGAGCTGTTGTTTTGCGCGCGGCACGATACGGATGAGGGATTGCAACTGGCGCGGAGGGTGGGGGAGCGGTATCCGGAGGTCGATGCGAAGTACGTCACGTGCGGGGAGCCGATGCCGAAGTTCCACAATGCCAAGGTGTATTCGCTGGCGAAGCTGGATTCGGTGGCGCAGCATGAGTTGTTTATTACCAGCGATGCGGATGTAAGGGTGACGAAGGATTATCTGCAGAGGATGGTGCAGAATTTGAAGGATCCGCGGTTGGGGCTCGCTTCGTGCGTGTATCTGGGGACGACGGATCAGGGGCGGCAGGCAGGGCTTTCGGCGCAGCTCGACGCAGTCGGAAAAAGTGTGGAGATGACCTCGGGCGCTTTGGTGGCGGATATGCTCGAGGGAACGAAGTTTGCGCTGGGTGCGACGATGGCGGTGCGGAAGAAGTCGTTCGAGCAGGCTGGCGGGTTTGAGGAGCTGGGAGCGTTTTACGCGGATGATTTTGTGCTCGGCAACCGGCTGGCCGCACAGGGGATAGGGGTAAAGCTGGCGACCCATGTGATTCGATTGATGGTGCAGGATACGCCGTTTGTGCTGTCGTTTCGGAACCAATTGAGGTGGATGCAGAGCACAAGACGGTCGCGCCCGCTGGGACATCTAGGGACAGGGCTTACTTTTGCTATGCCGTTTGGCTTGTTGGGGCTGCTGTGGGGATTGCTGAGCGGCCATGTGTTGCTGGGCGTGGTTTGGCTGGCGTGGACGGTGGTGAACCGGTGGCTTCAGGCAGGGGCGATACTCAAGGCGTTGGGAGACGACAGTTGGATGTGGGGAGTTTTACTTTATCCGCTGCGTGACCTGCTGGGAAGCGTCTTATGGGTGGGAAGTTACGGGGGAGACAGGTTTTATTACCGGGGAAAAGTTTATAAATTGAAGTACGGCGGAAGGGTTGAAGAGCCAGACCTATGA
- a CDS encoding ArnT family glycosyltransferase — MPEASPQHASPRLWSPRSLVILIVTWLVLQVGGLFTPGLLDDVDSVYIEIAREMLRRHDFVTPYINGIRFFDKPPLMYWMAAGSMHLFGVHDWAARLPLALAVLALLLATYALGIRLFAAISPASSPDRGGFYASLAMATSVGPYLYTRFYIPDILLALWMTLAVHLFLIALDRIKPQNVDSQNVHFPEDGNIRPSAILPCLAFAAVMAANVLTKGLIGLVFPIGFVFLYLALTKQLRLLFKLHLLPSALVFLALAAPWHILAALRTPAIALPQGLGLPATGGWAWFYLYNEHIARFLSRRIPHDYGLTPVWLFWLYLAIWIMPWTVFLPGAIRDQIHTLRNRAHATARQHEAALALVLWALLVLGFFTLSNRQEYYSLPALPALALMAGGLLASADRTQTNKPTLTANKSALNWHLYALIPLTTVAAIICGYFAITAPHPPPGTDIVSFLAIAGGPEVYNLSLSHITDLTGAAMGFFRGPLAFTAIGMLSLGLGSYLLRRAKHTYAANLTLAASMALILLAAHEGLVRFYPILGSKSLALAINEAQRVYPQPDDLIIIDGELTSGSTLIFYTSQQVHLINGRGNGLWYGSFWPDSPQIFETEQSLHQLWASRRRIFLFTYNPAARTRDLSLYAATHTLATAGGKTVLTNR, encoded by the coding sequence GTGCCCGAAGCCTCCCCTCAACACGCCTCACCTCGCCTCTGGAGCCCCCGCTCGCTCGTCATCCTCATCGTCACGTGGTTAGTCCTGCAGGTCGGCGGCCTCTTCACTCCCGGCCTTCTCGACGACGTCGACTCCGTCTACATCGAAATCGCCCGCGAGATGCTTCGCCGCCACGACTTTGTCACTCCCTACATCAACGGGATCCGCTTCTTCGACAAACCCCCGCTCATGTACTGGATGGCCGCCGGCTCCATGCACCTCTTCGGCGTCCACGACTGGGCCGCGCGTCTTCCCCTTGCATTGGCCGTCCTCGCCCTCCTGCTGGCCACCTACGCGTTAGGCATCCGCCTCTTCGCTGCAATCTCACCAGCTTCGAGCCCTGACCGCGGAGGCTTCTACGCCTCCTTGGCGATGGCCACCAGCGTCGGCCCTTACCTCTACACTCGCTTCTACATCCCGGACATCCTGCTGGCCCTCTGGATGACCCTCGCCGTCCACCTCTTCCTCATCGCACTGGATCGCATAAAGCCACAAAATGTAGATTCGCAAAATGTGCACTTTCCCGAGGATGGCAACATAAGGCCTTCCGCCATCCTCCCCTGCCTCGCCTTCGCCGCCGTCATGGCCGCCAACGTCCTCACCAAGGGTTTAATCGGTCTCGTCTTCCCCATCGGCTTCGTCTTTCTCTACCTCGCCCTCACCAAACAACTCCGCCTCCTCTTCAAACTCCACCTTCTACCAAGCGCTTTAGTCTTCCTCGCCCTCGCAGCCCCGTGGCATATCCTCGCCGCACTCCGCACCCCGGCAATCGCACTCCCCCAAGGCCTGGGCCTCCCTGCAACCGGCGGCTGGGCATGGTTCTATCTCTACAACGAGCACATCGCCCGCTTCCTCTCCAGGCGCATCCCGCACGACTACGGCCTAACACCCGTCTGGCTCTTCTGGCTCTACCTCGCCATCTGGATCATGCCCTGGACAGTCTTCCTTCCAGGCGCCATCCGAGATCAGATCCACACCCTCCGCAACCGCGCCCACGCCACCGCTCGCCAACATGAAGCTGCCCTCGCCCTCGTCCTCTGGGCTCTTCTGGTCCTTGGTTTCTTCACCCTCTCGAACCGTCAGGAGTACTACAGCCTCCCCGCACTCCCGGCTCTCGCACTCATGGCTGGCGGCCTCCTCGCCTCGGCCGACCGCACGCAAACCAACAAGCCCACCCTCACCGCCAACAAGAGCGCACTCAACTGGCATCTCTACGCACTCATCCCCCTCACCACCGTAGCCGCAATCATCTGCGGATACTTCGCGATCACCGCTCCACACCCTCCCCCCGGCACCGATATCGTCTCTTTCCTAGCCATCGCAGGCGGCCCCGAGGTCTACAACCTCTCCCTTAGTCACATAACCGACCTCACTGGCGCGGCGATGGGCTTCTTTCGCGGCCCTCTCGCCTTCACTGCCATCGGCATGCTGAGCCTCGGCCTCGGCAGTTATCTCCTGCGGCGAGCAAAGCATACCTACGCCGCCAACCTCACCCTCGCCGCCTCGATGGCGCTTATTCTGCTGGCCGCACACGAAGGCCTCGTCCGCTTCTATCCCATCCTCGGATCGAAGAGTCTCGCCCTCGCCATCAACGAAGCCCAGCGCGTCTACCCACAGCCAGACGACCTCATTATCATCGACGGCGAACTCACCTCTGGCTCAACCCTGATCTTCTACACCAGCCAGCAGGTTCATCTCATCAACGGCCGCGGTAACGGCCTCTGGTACGGCAGCTTCTGGCCAGACTCTCCACAAATCTTCGAGACAGAGCAATCCCTTCACCAGCTCTGGGCCAGCCGACGCCGCATATTCCTCTTCACCTACAACCCCGCAGCCCGTACCCGCGATCTCTCCCTCTACGCGGCGACCCACACCCTCGCCACAGCCGGAGGCAAAACTGTCCTCACCAATCGCTAA
- a CDS encoding ArnT family glycosyltransferase, whose protein sequence is MTNQSLLETLAEQPAALYTSTPRRRTALFILSGLWLIIFFAALFSPPLLDDADATHASAARNMALSGDLVTLRVNGIRYLEKAPLPYWLVALSFRLFGFNTFAAHCPQAIGVLLLAFLGYHWAYRAFNQRAAFYAGLATLTSIGVFLFTRYLIPEVLLSLFLCIALYSLLQSLQPSELAGPNRQDATVKDPSGPSSTASSQRVDHSREGANRLLPHAIHPYLMWTALALAVLTKGLVALVFFFGAAIVYLILSGEYENWRNLKPFPGLLLFLLIAAPWHILAGLRNTGGMNGHGFFWFYFINEHFLRFLGKRYPMDYNKLPGYLFWSLHLVWLFPWSLFCGVLIRQAWGSFTGFNKTNPIANRISYWQPFAVVVVGIFLRDTAHIPYLFTVFLAIIALLVYELRHRQLNSPSGNPLLHAFTFPQRSTLLLSLFASLVLVFFSLSTNQEYYTFPAYLPLLILLAAALTHAEQVFAFDPASRRAITTAHAIFTVLGVAITITLAYGLWTSRHLPFVADIGDLLAHRGVGDYTLSMSSLFDLTGPSFAALRLPATLAALAFCFGPAIAWLLRSQRRHLASTATVALTSAIFLIAAHIAFVRFTPMLSSKTFADTIEHLEANRSISRNNKILFYGDQSYGSSIPFYLGRQVFLVDGRSTSMLFGSTFPDAPPIFLKPQDLLATWGTGERKLLFVPIDQRDTVDRLLGNRKILIFESSGKALFTDRPLDKSE, encoded by the coding sequence ATGACAAATCAATCTCTCCTGGAAACACTCGCCGAACAGCCGGCAGCGCTCTACACCAGTACCCCCCGACGCCGCACCGCCCTCTTCATCCTCAGCGGCCTATGGCTCATTATCTTCTTTGCAGCGCTCTTCAGCCCTCCACTGCTCGACGACGCCGATGCCACCCACGCCAGCGCCGCCCGCAACATGGCACTCTCCGGCGATCTAGTCACCCTTCGCGTCAACGGTATCCGTTACCTCGAGAAAGCGCCCCTCCCCTACTGGCTGGTCGCCCTCAGCTTCCGTCTTTTCGGCTTCAACACCTTCGCTGCCCACTGCCCTCAGGCCATTGGCGTCCTTCTTCTGGCCTTTCTCGGGTACCATTGGGCCTACCGAGCCTTCAACCAACGCGCCGCCTTCTACGCCGGCCTTGCCACCCTCACCTCCATCGGCGTCTTCCTCTTCACCCGCTATTTAATCCCCGAGGTCCTCCTCTCCCTCTTCCTCTGCATCGCCCTCTACTCCCTCCTTCAATCGCTCCAACCCTCCGAACTTGCCGGTCCAAACCGTCAAGACGCCACGGTAAAAGATCCGAGTGGACCATCCTCCACGGCATCATCGCAAAGAGTGGATCATTCGCGTGAAGGCGCGAACCGCCTTCTCCCCCACGCCATCCACCCCTACCTCATGTGGACAGCCTTAGCCCTGGCCGTGCTAACCAAAGGTCTCGTCGCTCTCGTCTTCTTCTTTGGCGCCGCCATCGTCTATCTCATTCTCTCTGGCGAATACGAAAACTGGCGCAACCTCAAACCGTTCCCCGGTCTTCTTCTCTTCCTCCTTATCGCCGCTCCTTGGCACATACTCGCCGGCCTGCGCAATACCGGTGGCATGAACGGGCATGGATTCTTCTGGTTCTACTTCATCAACGAGCACTTCCTCCGCTTCCTTGGCAAGCGTTACCCGATGGACTACAACAAGCTCCCCGGCTATCTCTTCTGGAGCCTCCATCTCGTCTGGCTATTCCCCTGGTCGCTCTTCTGCGGAGTTCTTATTCGCCAAGCCTGGGGCAGCTTCACCGGCTTCAACAAAACCAACCCCATAGCCAACCGTATCTCCTATTGGCAGCCGTTCGCCGTCGTCGTCGTCGGTATCTTCCTGCGTGACACCGCCCACATCCCTTATCTCTTCACAGTCTTTCTCGCTATTATCGCCCTGCTCGTCTACGAACTCCGCCACCGCCAGCTCAACTCCCCCTCCGGAAACCCACTCCTTCACGCCTTCACCTTCCCGCAACGCTCAACTCTTCTCCTCAGTCTCTTCGCCTCGCTCGTACTTGTCTTCTTCTCTCTCTCCACCAACCAGGAGTACTACACCTTCCCCGCATACCTCCCGCTCCTGATCCTCCTCGCCGCGGCACTCACCCATGCAGAACAAGTCTTCGCCTTCGATCCAGCATCACGCCGCGCAATCACCACGGCGCACGCCATCTTCACTGTCCTCGGCGTCGCCATCACAATCACACTCGCCTACGGTCTTTGGACATCTCGTCACCTCCCCTTCGTGGCCGACATCGGTGACCTCCTCGCCCACCGCGGCGTCGGCGACTACACCCTCTCGATGTCCAGTCTCTTCGACCTCACCGGCCCCAGCTTCGCCGCTCTCCGCCTTCCCGCCACGCTCGCAGCACTGGCGTTCTGCTTCGGCCCTGCAATAGCTTGGCTCTTACGTTCGCAGCGCCGTCATCTCGCCTCCACCGCAACCGTCGCCCTCACGTCTGCGATCTTCCTCATCGCCGCCCACATCGCCTTCGTTCGATTCACACCGATGCTCTCGTCAAAGACCTTCGCCGACACCATCGAGCACCTCGAAGCCAACCGCTCCATCTCTCGCAACAATAAAATCCTCTTCTATGGCGACCAGTCCTACGGCTCCTCGATCCCCTTCTACCTTGGCCGTCAAGTCTTTCTCGTCGACGGACGCTCAACCTCTATGCTCTTCGGATCCACCTTCCCCGACGCCCCGCCGATCTTCCTCAAACCACAGGATCTCCTCGCCACCTGGGGAACCGGGGAACGCAAGCTGCTCTTCGTCCCCATCGACCAGCGTGACACCGTCGATCGTCTACTTGGCAATCGAAAGATCCTCATCTTCGAGAGCTCCGGCAAGGCCCTCTTCACCGATCGCCCACTGGACAAATCCGAATAG
- a CDS encoding Ppx/GppA phosphatase family protein: MPTFAAVDIGSNSCRLKIATVQMHRLKMLHEDREVTRLGESVFQTGVISPEAMAATIRALKRFHKAVQLHVVDKVRVVATSAMRDARNAAAFTEWVKSATGWNVEVISGLEEGRLIHLGVVTHEVGARGKCLLIDLGGGSCEVTVSDGGRMKTMVSMPLGAVRLQEEFLQSDPPAKEDVARLKQFIERELRRAEKKLGMPRVGLVIATSGTAAALAEASGHVRKGRQAKKTLAKKRLERVGALTADTPDVRKLADRLAKMDNAAREAVPGIGPRRSEIIIGGSLVYASLLERLGLKGFRYSPLGLRDGMLAQMLAEVDLRTSVHQKIESERWAGVLEVCERYGIEQRKVEPVRQHVVELFDALARVHELPEEYRLWLEAAAMMQDVGKFMNHQGHYRHTQYIIANSEIFGFSPEQRLIVSALARYMGKSRPEPMDRPMRWIPVEEHVHVTRAVALLRLAVALNQDRASAVLQMKTHVYPKRVLLELVPGRGGAELEAWSLKKEAGYFREVFRRELFVEVA; this comes from the coding sequence ATGCCTACGTTTGCTGCGGTCGATATTGGGTCAAATTCATGCAGGTTGAAGATAGCCACCGTCCAGATGCATCGGCTGAAGATGCTGCATGAGGACCGTGAGGTAACGCGCCTGGGGGAGAGCGTCTTTCAGACGGGCGTGATCTCGCCGGAGGCCATGGCGGCGACGATTCGGGCGCTGAAGCGGTTTCACAAAGCGGTGCAGCTGCATGTGGTGGATAAGGTGCGGGTGGTGGCGACGAGCGCGATGCGGGATGCTCGGAATGCAGCGGCCTTTACGGAGTGGGTGAAGTCGGCGACTGGGTGGAATGTTGAGGTGATCTCTGGGCTGGAGGAGGGGCGGCTGATTCACCTGGGGGTGGTAACGCATGAGGTGGGAGCGCGGGGGAAGTGTCTGCTGATCGATCTGGGTGGCGGAAGCTGCGAGGTGACGGTTTCTGATGGTGGGCGAATGAAGACGATGGTGAGCATGCCTCTGGGAGCGGTGCGGTTGCAGGAGGAGTTTCTGCAGAGCGATCCGCCGGCGAAGGAAGATGTTGCACGGTTGAAGCAGTTTATTGAGCGGGAGCTGCGGCGTGCGGAGAAGAAGCTGGGGATGCCTCGGGTTGGACTGGTGATTGCGACTTCGGGGACCGCTGCGGCTCTGGCGGAGGCGAGTGGGCATGTGCGCAAGGGCAGGCAGGCGAAGAAGACGCTGGCGAAGAAGCGCTTGGAGCGCGTTGGTGCGCTGACAGCGGACACTCCCGATGTGCGGAAGCTGGCCGATCGTTTGGCGAAGATGGACAATGCGGCGCGGGAGGCTGTGCCGGGGATCGGGCCGAGGCGGTCGGAGATTATTATTGGTGGCTCGCTGGTGTATGCAAGTCTGCTGGAACGGCTTGGGTTGAAGGGTTTTCGCTACTCGCCGCTGGGGCTCCGGGATGGAATGCTGGCGCAGATGCTGGCTGAGGTAGATCTGCGGACTTCGGTGCATCAGAAGATTGAGAGTGAGCGGTGGGCGGGAGTGTTGGAGGTCTGCGAGCGATACGGTATTGAGCAGCGCAAGGTGGAGCCGGTGCGCCAGCACGTGGTGGAGCTGTTCGACGCGCTGGCACGGGTGCATGAATTGCCGGAAGAGTACCGATTATGGCTCGAGGCCGCGGCGATGATGCAGGATGTTGGCAAGTTCATGAATCACCAAGGGCACTATCGGCATACGCAGTACATCATTGCGAACTCAGAGATATTTGGATTTTCGCCGGAGCAGCGATTGATCGTGAGTGCGCTGGCTCGGTATATGGGAAAGAGCCGGCCGGAGCCGATGGACCGGCCGATGAGGTGGATTCCGGTGGAGGAGCATGTGCATGTAACTCGCGCCGTGGCTCTGCTGCGGCTTGCTGTAGCGCTCAATCAGGATCGGGCGAGTGCGGTGTTGCAGATGAAGACGCACGTGTACCCGAAGCGGGTACTGCTGGAGCTTGTTCCTGGCCGGGGTGGTGCGGAGTTGGAGGCCTGGTCGCTGAAAAAAGAGGCAGGTTACTTCCGCGAGGTCTTCCGGCGAGAGCTCTTCGTCGAGGTGGCGTAG
- a CDS encoding SixA phosphatase family protein: MNLYILRHASAGLRRKNPILDLKRPLDKEGKKHCLQLAYVLNALNIQFDLIVSSPLKRCLQTASLIGTETGYEAQILNSNALAPEATFPQFQKLLRENPHAENLLVVGHNPNLSSFLGSLLVPATSTEAKIRLRKGSMARVVLTRGPATLQALLDPRTVRALYATSTKSSRRKTSRK, translated from the coding sequence ATGAATTTATATATTCTTCGCCACGCCAGTGCTGGTCTTCGCCGCAAAAATCCCATACTCGACCTCAAGCGTCCTCTCGACAAAGAAGGCAAAAAGCATTGCCTCCAGCTCGCCTATGTACTGAATGCTTTGAATATTCAATTCGATCTGATTGTCTCTAGTCCTCTCAAGCGATGCCTTCAGACCGCGTCCCTTATCGGCACCGAAACCGGATATGAGGCACAGATCCTGAACTCGAACGCGCTCGCCCCCGAAGCGACCTTTCCGCAGTTTCAAAAATTACTCCGCGAAAATCCACACGCGGAAAACCTTCTTGTCGTCGGCCACAACCCAAATCTATCCAGTTTTTTAGGCTCCCTGCTCGTACCCGCAACCAGCACCGAGGCCAAAATCCGACTTCGCAAAGGATCGATGGCCCGAGTCGTTCTCACCCGCGGCCCTGCCACCCTCCAGGCCCTGCTCGACCCACGCACCGTCCGAGCCCTCTACGCCACCTCGACGAAGAGCTCTCGCCGGAAGACCTCGCGGAAGTAA